A stretch of Hoplias malabaricus isolate fHopMal1 chromosome 10, fHopMal1.hap1, whole genome shotgun sequence DNA encodes these proteins:
- the cers2b gene encoding ceramide synthase 2 isoform X1, producing the protein MLEWLSDIFWQERLWFPEGLGWADLEDRDGRVYAKARDLWVVLPIALLFLVIRQIFERTVATYVASLFGIKETVRRKAAHIPTLESHYCHTSKYLTQMSVEKLCKQTGCSERQLQRWFRRRRNQDRPNLMKKFCEASWRFIFYLIAFISGIVALIDKPWLYDLEEMWKGFPTLTLLPSQYWYYMLELSFYASLLCSVATDVKRKDFKEQIIHHVATILLISFSWCMNYIRAGTLIMFLHDSSDYLLESAKMFNYAGWRKTCNYIFIVFGAFFIITRLIIFPFRIMYCTWVYPVTLYPPFFGYYFFNSLLLVLQCLHIFWAVLIIRMALRFLPRNEIVEDERSDREETDDSDEEEEEEQARNGEIKKNGPIQNGYVKHNNNHHKTE; encoded by the exons ATGTTGGAGTGGTTGAGTGACATCTTCTGGCAGGAGCGTCTTTGGTTTCCAGAGGGCTTAGGATGGGCAGACCTAGAGGACAGGGATGGGCGAGTCTATGCCAAAGCACGGGATTTGTGGGTGGTGCTGCCAATTGCACTACTTTTCCTTGTGATACGTCAAATCTTTGAAAG AACTGTTGCTACATATGTGGCCTCATTGTTTGGAATAAAAGAAACCGTACGAAGAAAAGCAGCGCACATACCAACACTGGAATCCCACTACTGCCACACAAGCAAATACCTAACACAG ATGTCAGTAGAGAAGCTTTGTAAGCAGACGGGCTGTTCAGAGAGGCAACTCCAGCGCTGGTTCAGACGGCGCAGAAATCAAGACAGACCCAATCTTATGAAGAAATTCTGTGAAGCCAG CTGGAGATTTATCTTTTATCTTATTGCCTTCATTTCTGGCATCGTTGCTCTCATTGAT AAACCCTGGCTATATGACCTGGAAGAAATGTGGAAGGGATTCCCCACTCTG acACTTCTGCCCTCTCAGTACTGGTATTACATGCTGGAGTTAAGTTTCTACGCCTCTTTACTTTGCAGTGTGGCAACAGATGTCAAACGGAAA gaCTTTAAGGAGCAGATCATCCACCATGTTGCCACTATCCTGTTGATTAGTTTCTCCTGGTGTATGAACTACATCCGAGCTGGAACACTGATTATGTTCCTGCATGATTCCTCCGACTACCTGCtggag TCAGCTAAGATGTTTAACTATGCTGGCTGGAGAAAGACATGTAACTACATCTTCATTGTGTTTGGTGCATTCTTTATCATAACACGACTCATCATCTTCCCCTTCCG GATCATGTACTGCACATGGGTGTATCCGGTGACACTTTATCCTCCCTTCTTTGGATATTACTTCTTTAACAGCCTGCTCCTGGTGCTGCAGTGTCTACATATCTTCTGGGCTGTACTTATCATCCGCATGGCGCTGCGGTTCCTTCCTAGAAAT GAGATTGTGGAAGATGAGAGGAGTGACAGAGAGGAGACAGATGACTCAGacgaggaagaagaggaagagcagGCAAGAAATGGGGAGATAAAAAAGAATGGGCCGATTCAGAATGGTTAtgtaaaacacaacaacaaccaccACAAAACAGAGTGA
- the cers2b gene encoding ceramide synthase 2 isoform X2 yields MLEWLSDIFWQERLWFPEGLGWADLEDRDGRVYAKARDLWVVLPIALLFLVIRQIFERTVATYVASLFGIKETVRRKAAHIPTLESHYCHTSKYLTQMSVEKLCKQTGCSERQLQRWFRRRRNQDRPNLMKKFCEASWRFIFYLIAFISGIVALIDKPWLYDLEEMWKGFPTLTLLPSQYWYYMLELSFYASLLCSVATDVKRKSAKMFNYAGWRKTCNYIFIVFGAFFIITRLIIFPFRIMYCTWVYPVTLYPPFFGYYFFNSLLLVLQCLHIFWAVLIIRMALRFLPRNEIVEDERSDREETDDSDEEEEEEQARNGEIKKNGPIQNGYVKHNNNHHKTE; encoded by the exons ATGTTGGAGTGGTTGAGTGACATCTTCTGGCAGGAGCGTCTTTGGTTTCCAGAGGGCTTAGGATGGGCAGACCTAGAGGACAGGGATGGGCGAGTCTATGCCAAAGCACGGGATTTGTGGGTGGTGCTGCCAATTGCACTACTTTTCCTTGTGATACGTCAAATCTTTGAAAG AACTGTTGCTACATATGTGGCCTCATTGTTTGGAATAAAAGAAACCGTACGAAGAAAAGCAGCGCACATACCAACACTGGAATCCCACTACTGCCACACAAGCAAATACCTAACACAG ATGTCAGTAGAGAAGCTTTGTAAGCAGACGGGCTGTTCAGAGAGGCAACTCCAGCGCTGGTTCAGACGGCGCAGAAATCAAGACAGACCCAATCTTATGAAGAAATTCTGTGAAGCCAG CTGGAGATTTATCTTTTATCTTATTGCCTTCATTTCTGGCATCGTTGCTCTCATTGAT AAACCCTGGCTATATGACCTGGAAGAAATGTGGAAGGGATTCCCCACTCTG acACTTCTGCCCTCTCAGTACTGGTATTACATGCTGGAGTTAAGTTTCTACGCCTCTTTACTTTGCAGTGTGGCAACAGATGTCAAACGGAAA TCAGCTAAGATGTTTAACTATGCTGGCTGGAGAAAGACATGTAACTACATCTTCATTGTGTTTGGTGCATTCTTTATCATAACACGACTCATCATCTTCCCCTTCCG GATCATGTACTGCACATGGGTGTATCCGGTGACACTTTATCCTCCCTTCTTTGGATATTACTTCTTTAACAGCCTGCTCCTGGTGCTGCAGTGTCTACATATCTTCTGGGCTGTACTTATCATCCGCATGGCGCTGCGGTTCCTTCCTAGAAAT GAGATTGTGGAAGATGAGAGGAGTGACAGAGAGGAGACAGATGACTCAGacgaggaagaagaggaagagcagGCAAGAAATGGGGAGATAAAAAAGAATGGGCCGATTCAGAATGGTTAtgtaaaacacaacaacaaccaccACAAAACAGAGTGA